CAGCGGCCGGTGCCGGCCGCGGCACCCGGTACCAGGCCGCATACAGCGCCGGCAGGAACAGCAGCGTCAGTACGGTCGCCACCAGCAGCCCGCCCATGATGGCGACCGCCATCGGCCCCCAGAACGTGCTGCGCGTCAGCGGCACCATGGCCAGGATCGCCGCCGCGGCCGTCAGCATGATCGGCCGGAAGCGGCGGACCGTACTGCCGATCACGGCCTCCCACGGCGCAATGCCCTCGGCAAGGTCATGCTCGATCTGGTCGACCAGGATCACGCTGTTGCGCATGATCATCCCGGCCAGCGCAATCACGCCGAGCATGGCAACGAAGCCGAATGGCGCACCGAACAGGATCAGCGTCAGCGACACCCCGATCATGCCCAGCGGCGCGGTCAGCAGCACCATGACCGTGCGCGAGAAGCTCTTCAGCTGCACCATCAGCAGTGTCACCACGATCAGCAGCATCACCGGCGCGATGGTGCCGATGGCCTGCTGCGACTTCATGCTCGACTCGAGCGAACCGCCAAGCTCGATATGATAGCCGGGTGGCAGCGTTTTCCCGAATGCCTGCATGGCCGGCCACAGCGCCAGCGACACATCGGACGCCTGGATGCCGTCGCGCACGTCGGCCCGCACCGAGATGGTCGGCTGCCGGTTGCGCCGCCAGACGATACTCTCCTCGGGTGCATAACTGATGTGCGCAACCTGCGATACCGGCACGAAACGCCCGCTGGCAGTCTGCACGGTCAGGCCGCCGAGTGCGGCCACATCATGTCGCTCGTCGGCGGACAGCCGCACCATCACGTCGATGCTGCGGTCGTTGTCGCGGAAGTCGGTGACGGCGGCACCGGAAATCTGCATCGCCAGCTGTCGCGCCAGCGCCTGCGAGTCGATGCCGAGCGCCCGCGCCCGGTCCTGATCCACCGTCAGCCGCATCGCCTTGACCTGCTCGCCCCAGTCATTGTTGACGTGCCGGGTATCGGTGTGCGCCCGCACCTTCTGTTCGACCTGGGCCGCAATGCGACGCAGCTCGACCGGATCGTCACCCATGACCCGGAACTGCACCGGATAGCCGACCGGCGGGCCGTTCTCCAGCCGGACCACCCGGCCGCGCACCAGCGGAAAGTCGGTCTCGAACGCGCGTTCAAGCTTCTTCTTCACCGCTTCACGCGCAGCGAGATCGCGGGTCATCACCATCAGCTGCGCATAGTTCAGGTTCGGCTGCTGCTGGTCCAGCGGCAGGTAGAAGCGCGGCGAGCCATTGCCGACATAGCTGGTGACCGACAGCACGTGCTCGTCATTGGCCAGGCGCGCCTCGACCGCCTTCACTTCGCGCTCGGTCGCCGCATAGCTGGCCCCCTGCGGCAGCCACAGGTCAACCAGCAGTTCGACCCGGTTCGAGGCCGGGAAAAACTGCTGCGGCACGAACAACCTGAACGCGACCAGCGACAGCACGAAGGCCGCCAGCGTCAGCGCAATGACGGTCTTGCGGTATTCCAGGCACCATTCCAGCGTGCGCCGGAAGCGCAGGTAGAACGGCTTGCGGTACACATCGACGTGCGGCGCGTCCTCGCCATTCTTGTGTTCCTTCAGCAGCAGGAAACCGAGGTACGGCGTGAACAGCACGGCGACAAACCACGAAATCACCAATGCCAGCCCCACCACGGCAAACAGGCTGAACGTGTATTCACCGGCATTCGAGCGGGCGAGGCCGACCGGCAGGAAGGTCGCCGCCGTGATCAGCGTGCCGGTCAGCATCGGGAAGGCCGTGCTGGTGTAGGCAAAGGTCGCGGCACGGAAACGGTTCCAGCCCTGCTCCAGCTTCAGCGACATCATTTCCACGGCGATGATCGCATCGTCGACCAGCAGGCCCAGCGCGATGATCAGCGAGCCGAGCGAGATGCGCTGCAGGTCGATGCCGAACGCCAGCATCGCCAGGAAGGTGATGGCCAGCACCAGCGGGATCGACAGCGCGACCACGACGCCGGTACGCAGGCCGAGGCTGACAAAACTGACCGCCAGCACGATGGCCACCGCTTCAAGCAGGGAACGCATGAATTCGCCGACCGCCTCATGCACGACTTTAGGCTGGTCGGACACGGCATGGATCTCGATGCCGTGCGGCATGGTGCGCTTGAGGTCGAGCACGAAGGCATCCAGTGCCTGGCCGAGCTTGAGCACGTCGCCGCCCTGCTTCATCGAGATGGCCAGGCCGAGCGCCTCCTTGCCGTTGAAGCGCATCTTGAAAGTGGCCGGGTCGACATAGGCGCGTCCGACCCGGGCGATGTCGCCGACGGTGAACGATCGCCCGCCGGCGGCAATCGGCGTGCCGGCCACGGCGGCCACCGAGTCGTACGGACCGCTGACGCGGACGAAAATGCGGTCGCTGGCCGTTTCGTAAGTGCCGGCCGGCTCGACGCTGTTCTGCTTCGCCAGCGCTTCCCACACCGTCGACAGGTCGATGCCGAGGTTGGCCAGCCGGGCAGTGTCGATATCGACATAGATCTTCTCTGCCTGGTCGCCGACGATCTGCACCTTGGCCACATCCGGCAGCCGGGTGGCGGCCAGCCGGGCGTACTCGACGTAGCGGCGCAGCGCCTCGGGGCTGAAGCCGTCCGAGGTGAACGCATACAGATTGCCGAAGGTATCGCCGAATTCGTCATTGAAGAACGGCCCGCGCACGCCGGACGGCAGGCCGCCCTGCGCTTTCAGGTCCCCGATCTTCTTGCGTACCTGATACCAGGCATCAGTGACGGCACGGCCGCGCACGTCCTCGCGCAGGCTGACGATCAGCTGTGCCTCGCCCGGCTTGGAGTAGCTGCGCACGAAGTCCAGCTCGGGCATTTCCATCAGCTTCTGCTCGACGCGGTCGGTCACTTGCTGCTCGACCTCGCTGGCCGTCGCCCCCGGCCACACCACCTGCACCAGCATGGCCTTGAAGGTGAACTCGGGGTCTTCCTTCTGGCCGAGATGGGCATAGGCCCAGACGCCGGCCATCAGCAGCACCACGATCAGGTAGCGCGTCAGCGGCGCATTGCTCAGCGCCCATTCGGACAGATTCGGACCGCGCATCATGGCTGGCCACCGCTGGCCGTCGCCTTGTCAGTGCCGACCTGGGCCAGTGCCGGCTTGCCGGGGCGCGGCGACGGATCGAGCCGCCTGACGCGCATGCCGTCGCGCAGCAGGTGAACACCGGCCGTCACCACGGTTTCGCCGGCCCGCACCCCGCTGGCCACGGTCACGGTCTGGCTGTCGATGCCGGCCAGCGTTACGGCCCGTTTTTTCACCCGCAGCGTCTTGCCGTCCAGCACCCACACCGCATGCCGGCCCTGCTCGTCGAGCACGGCAGTCAGCGGCAGGCGCATCTGTGCCGGCTGGTCGCGCCCGGTCACGAACACGGTCGCGCTCATGCCAAGCTTGACCGCGTCGTCGGCGGCGGGAATCGACAGCCGCGCCTGATAGGTCCGCGAGACCGGATCGGCCACCGGCGCCAGTTCGCGCAGGGTCGCCGGATAGCGGCGCCCGTCATTCCACAACTGCACGCTGTAAGCGCTTGCGGTGCGGAATGCGGCCAGCCGTGCCTCCGGCACATTGACCACGGCTTCGCGCTCACCCGGCACGGCCAGGGTCACGACGGTCTGGCCGGCCTGCACCACCTGGCCGGGTTCGGCGTCGATGCGACTGACCACGCCATCGCGTTCGGCGGTCAGCGTCGCATAGGCGCGGCGGTTCTGGCTGACGGCCAGGTCGGCACGCGCCTGTTTGACCTTTTCACGGGCAACCACCACCCCGCTGGCGCGGCGGTCGAATTCGGCCTGGCTGATGAAGTGCTGGGCCAGCAGGCCCTGATAGCGGGCCAGATCGGTTTCCTGCTGGCGGTAGTCGCTTTCCGCCGCCGCCAGTTGCGCCTGTCTGGCGGTCAGTTCCAGGCCAAGGTCGGCCGGATCGAGCCGCAACAGCGGCTGGCCGGTGCGAACCATGGCGCCGGGGTCCACCAGCCGTTCGGTCACCTTGCCGGCCACGCGGAAGCCTTGCGGCGATTCATGCCGGGCCCGGATGTCGGCAGCAAAGCGCTGGGTGGCAGCAACGGCATCCTCGCCGACGACAGTGGTGCGGACCGGGCGGATTTCTTCTTCAACGGCAGGTCGGTCCTTGCAGGCCGCCAGTATCAGGCTGGCCAGCAGGACGGGAATGAGCAGGATTCGCTTGGGCATGGTGTCTCAGCCGCGGGTGCAGAGGCCGCGGGTCAGCAGGTCGTGGATATGGTCGATATGGCGCACCATATCGATCGGTTCGGCTTCGAAACGGGCGAACGAGTGTTCCCACAGCAGGGCCATCACCAGCGGGGCCAGCGCAATCTGGACCGTTTCGTCGAGGTCGAGATCGGCGCGGAACTCGCCGCTGGCCATGCCGCGCGTCAGCAGTGTGCGCAACAGCGCCCGGGCACGCTGGATGACTTCGTCGTAATAGAAGCGCGCCAGATCGGGGAAGTTGCACGCTTCGGCCACCATCAGCTTGACCAGCCCGCTGCTCTGGCTGGCCTGCACGTCCTCATTCCAGCGCTGCATCAGCAGGTGCATCTGCGCGGCGACCGGACCGGCGCCGTTCTCGGCCGCCGCCTCCAGCCGGGTGATATTGGCCAGCAGGCCGTTGCGGACTACCGCTTTCAGGATTTCGGCCTTGTTCTCGAAATACAGATAGGGCGTGCCCTTGGTCACGCCGGCGGCGCGGGCGATGTCCTCAAGCTTGGTCGCCTTGTAGCCATGTTCGATAAACAGGATCTGTGCAGCGGCCAGGATCTCGTCCGGCCGCGCGTCCTTGCGCCGGTGCCAGCGTGTGCCATTCTGGTTTTGCATGGTCGGAAACGTCCGTCATGAATCACGATGACGCGGGAGACTACCGGCATTTTTCCCTGTTGTGCATAAAAAATAAATACTGGTTCATTAATTGATGCAGCAATCTGCGCTCCTCGGGCAGACACGAGTTGCCGGGATACGGCTAGAATTTGCATTTTTGCGACAGCAAGGATTCGCCATGCCATTCGATGCCCAGGAGCAGGCCGCCATTCTGGCCGAGGCCCTGCCGTATATCCGCCAGTTCAGCGGCAAGACGCTGGTCATCAAGTACGGCGGCAATGCCATGACCGACCCGGCGCTGAAGGAAGGCTTTGCCCGTGATGTGGTGATGCTGAAGCTGGTCGGCCTGAACCCGGTCGTCGTCCATGGCGGCGGCCCGCAGATCAATGACCTGCTGACCCGCCTCGGCAAGCACGGCGAATTCGTCGCCGGCATGCGCGTGACCGACAGCGAGACCATGGACGTGGTCGAAATGGTGCTCGGCGGTCTGGTCAACAAGGAAATCGTCAACCTGATCAATCAGGCCGGCGGCCATGCCATCGGACTGACCGGCAAGGACGGAGGCTTTATCCGCGCCCGCAAGCTGTATGTCGCCGCCGACGGCAACCCGGCCGTGGATATCGGTCAGGTCGGCGAGGTCGACTCGATCGACCCGGCCGTGGTCGCCCTGCTGTACGAGAAGGACTTCATCCCGGTCATCGCCCCGATCGGCGTCGGCCCGGATGGCGCGGCATACAACATCAATGCCGATCTGGTCGCCGGCAAGCTGGCCGAAACGCTGCATGCGGAAAAGCTGGTGCTGATGACCAACACCCCGGGCGTACTCGACAAGGACGGCAAGCTGCTGACCAGCCTGACCCCGGCACAGGTCGACCTGCTGTTCGCCGACGGCACGCTGCACGGCGGCATGCTGCCGAAAATCAGCTCGGCTCTGGACGCGGCCCGCAACGGCGTGAACTCGGTGCACATCATCGACGGCCGGGTCAAACATGCGCTGTTGCTGGAAATTCTCACCGCAGCCGGCATCGGCACCATGATCCGCGCCGCTTGATCCGGGCCGGCGGGCGCGGGCGCACTATAGTGGAAACACCCCTACTGTCCGACAGGAGACCACCATGAGCGCCACCGCCCGCCAAATGCTGAAAGAGAAACACACCGCCGCCCTGATCTCGATTGCCCCGGATGCCAGTGTGTTCGAAGCCCTGCAACTGCTCGCCCAGCGCGATATCGGCGCCGTGGCGGTCATGGACAACGGGCGGCTGGTCGGCATTTTCTCCGAACGCGACTACGCCCGCCGCATCGTGCTGCAGGGCCGGACGTCGAGCAATACGCTGGTGTCCGAGATCATGACCGCGCGGGTCCACGTGATCAGCCCCGACCGCACGGCCGAGCAGTGCATGGCGCTGATGACAGCGGAACGCATCCGCCATCTGCCGGTGGTGGAAAACGAACAGGTAATCGGCATGATCTCGATCGGCGACGTGGTGCATGCCACCATTGCCGACCAGCAGATCGCGATCGACTCGCTGAGCAAGTATGTGATGGGGTGCAGCCAGCTCGGCTGTCAGTAGCGCCAGCGCGTTGCACATTGCAGCGCGCCCCGCTCCGCTCCTATCATGTCGCCCCGCCCATTGCGGCCGCCGTCGTCCCCGTCGGCGGCCTTTGTCTGCCGTATGCCCCCGATCTGGATCTTCGACCTCGACAACACCCTGCATCACGCATCACCCGGGGTGTTCCCGCATATCAACCGCATGATGACCGCCTATATCATGCGTCACCTGGATATCGCCGAGGACGAGGCGCAGCGGCTGCGCGCCGCCTACTGGCGCCGCTACGGCGCGACGCTGACCGGGCTGGTCCGCCACCATGCCGTCGACCCGCTGCACTTCCTGCAGGCCACCCACCCGATTGACGAGTTGCTGCCACTGGTCCGGTTCGACCCGCAGCTGCAGCGCACCTTTGCCCGCCTGCCCGGCCGCAAGGTGCTGCTGTCCAACGGCCCGTCGTGGTACTGCGCCGGTATTCTCGAACGACTCGGCATCGACCGGCATTTCAGTGCCCAGTTCGCCATCGAGTCGGCCGATTTTCTGCCCAAGCCCGATGTGCGCGGCTACCGTGCCGTGCTGGCCCATCTGCGCGCTCCCGCATCACGCTGCATCATGGTCGAGGATGCCCGGGTCAACCTGCGCACGGCCAAGCGGCTCGGCATGCGCACGGTATGGATCGCGCCCGGCCAGGTAGCGACACCGGGCTATGTCGACCATCGCATCGCTCATATCGCCCAGCTGCTCGGACTGCCCCACACCGCCACGGCAAACAGCAAACGGCCGTAGCGGGGTTTCCCCGCGAGGGCGGGGAGCAATCCGGGCTAGCCGATCGGGTCCGGGCGCGGCGGCCGGAAGCGCGACCACAGGATGCGCCACAGCGCCAGCGACAGGCAGCCAATGGCGGCCCACGGCCACCAGCGCGAGGCAAAGTCGGCCAGCGCATTGAGATTGCGCAGATGGCCCTCGTTCCAGCGGAACAGCGCCAGTTCCTCGCCGCTGTCACCGGCTTCGGCCAGCGGCCACAGCTCGGTCAGCCAGATGCTGCCGGCCAGCGCCAGCAGGGCCAGCAGCAATTGTCCGCCGCGCGGCAACCGGGTGCACAGCCAGGCGGCCAGCAGGCCGGATACCAGCCCCAGCGCCACGTTGTGGTTCATCCATTCAAAGAACGCCATCGGCTTCAGCAGCATGCCGGCAGCCAGCATCTTGACCAGCCAGGCGGCGGCAAGAAACAGCAGCACGGCGCGCAACTGGTAGCGCCGGCGTGACAGGAAGGCGGTAATGAACAGCAGGGTGGCGGTCAGATGCAGCATCGCCCCGCCCGCCTCCAGCAGCATCAGGAACAGCACCGGATCGGTCAGCGGCGACAGGAAAGGCTGCGGCAGGCCGCGCGGCATCACCACCACGCCGAACAGCGGCACCGCCGGATTGATCTGGGTCAGGAACCAGACCGCCAGCAGCATCAGCGCATAGTCCGCCGTCGAGTCGGGCACGAACCAGCGATAGCGCCGTGCCAGCAGCCAGGCGCCGATGCGCCGGCACAGCGGCACGGTGGCAATGGTGGCACCGATGGCACCGCCAAGGGCGTTGCAGATCAGGTCGAGGTTGGACGAGACGCGGTTGGGCAGGAAGTTCTGCGTCAGCTCGACCGCAAAGCTGGTCGCACTGGCGGCGACGCAGGCAAACAGGAAACCCAGCCAGCGCCGGCGTGACATTCGCGCCAGGGCAAAACCGTATGGCAGGTAGGCCAGCACATTGACGACATTGTCGAAGTCGCGCTGGTAGTAAGGCAGCGGGTAGGTGAGGAAATCGAGCAGCGGCTCGCCGCTCCACTCCCAGCCGGAGAACGGGTACAGGCTGACGACGACGATCACGCCAAGCCAGATCAGCGCAAACCAGCGCGACACCAGATGCCGGGCCGGTTGCAGCAGGTGCAGACCGTAATCAGACATGTGCGGAAACATCCATCATTGCCAGACTCCGCCGTCAATGCACCGCACGCAGGCGCATGTACACCACGCCGGGCAGCAGCAGCGCACCGGCACTGGCCCCCGCCCGCACCTGGCGGAACACGTACTGCCCCCTGTCACGGCTCAGCAGCAGGGTCGTCGGCGTGCCGCCATCGTCCAGTCGCAGGCTGTCGCCGCGGGTTTGCGCCAGACAGTCGCCGGCCAGGCACAAACGGTAGTGGCGGAACTTGTTGGTGCCCTGCAGCGAGCCATCCGGATGGAAGGTGACGATCTGTCCGGTGCCACGACCGCGCGCGGTCAGCACTTCCCAGCGCCCCGGAAACATCGCCGCATTGGCTGCGGCGCGAAAGGCACCGTCCGTCCCGGCCGCCACATCGCCAGCCGGAACGAAGCGTGCCCCGCCCGGCGACATCAGTTGCCCCCCGGCCAGCGGCCACGCCTGCTGGTCGATCAGCAGCCGCTCGCCATCGCGCTGCCAGCGGACCGGCGTCCAGCGCTCGCCATCACCGCGCTCGGCGCGGCCATCCGGCTGCAGCAGCAGCTCGGCTGCCGGCTGCGACGCCAGCGCCTGGCGTGGCGAGCCGGTCTGACGCAGCGTGTCCAGCGCACTCAGGTTGATCCAGCGTGATGCCACCGGGGGCGGAGCGACCGGGGCCGGTTCCACCTGCGCCGGTGCCACGCCCGAGCAGGCGGTCAGCAACAGCATCGAGGCAAACGGCAGGGACAGAAGGCGAAAGGACATGGCTGGCTTTCCGGGTCAGTGGATTGGGGAACGAACGCCCATTGTCCCGCAACTCTCCCGTCGCGGCGAGGCGGTTCCCGAAAGGAAAAGGCCGGCGGAGACTCCACCGGCCTTGGC
This window of the Microvirgula aerodenitrificans DSM 15089 genome carries:
- a CDS encoding efflux RND transporter permease subunit, with product MMRGPNLSEWALSNAPLTRYLIVVLLMAGVWAYAHLGQKEDPEFTFKAMLVQVVWPGATASEVEQQVTDRVEQKLMEMPELDFVRSYSKPGEAQLIVSLREDVRGRAVTDAWYQVRKKIGDLKAQGGLPSGVRGPFFNDEFGDTFGNLYAFTSDGFSPEALRRYVEYARLAATRLPDVAKVQIVGDQAEKIYVDIDTARLANLGIDLSTVWEALAKQNSVEPAGTYETASDRIFVRVSGPYDSVAAVAGTPIAAGGRSFTVGDIARVGRAYVDPATFKMRFNGKEALGLAISMKQGGDVLKLGQALDAFVLDLKRTMPHGIEIHAVSDQPKVVHEAVGEFMRSLLEAVAIVLAVSFVSLGLRTGVVVALSIPLVLAITFLAMLAFGIDLQRISLGSLIIALGLLVDDAIIAVEMMSLKLEQGWNRFRAATFAYTSTAFPMLTGTLITAATFLPVGLARSNAGEYTFSLFAVVGLALVISWFVAVLFTPYLGFLLLKEHKNGEDAPHVDVYRKPFYLRFRRTLEWCLEYRKTVIALTLAAFVLSLVAFRLFVPQQFFPASNRVELLVDLWLPQGASYAATEREVKAVEARLANDEHVLSVTSYVGNGSPRFYLPLDQQQPNLNYAQLMVMTRDLAAREAVKKKLERAFETDFPLVRGRVVRLENGPPVGYPVQFRVMGDDPVELRRIAAQVEQKVRAHTDTRHVNNDWGEQVKAMRLTVDQDRARALGIDSQALARQLAMQISGAAVTDFRDNDRSIDVMVRLSADERHDVAALGGLTVQTASGRFVPVSQVAHISYAPEESIVWRRNRQPTISVRADVRDGIQASDVSLALWPAMQAFGKTLPPGYHIELGGSLESSMKSQQAIGTIAPVMLLIVVTLLMVQLKSFSRTVMVLLTAPLGMIGVSLTLILFGAPFGFVAMLGVIALAGMIMRNSVILVDQIEHDLAEGIAPWEAVIGSTVRRFRPIMLTAAAAILAMVPLTRSTFWGPMAVAIMGGLLVATVLTLLFLPALYAAWYRVPRPAPAAD
- a CDS encoding CBS domain-containing protein — protein: MSATARQMLKEKHTAALISIAPDASVFEALQLLAQRDIGAVAVMDNGRLVGIFSERDYARRIVLQGRTSSNTLVSEIMTARVHVISPDRTAEQCMALMTAERIRHLPVVENEQVIGMISIGDVVHATIADQQIAIDSLSKYVMGCSQLGCQ
- a CDS encoding VanZ family protein, which gives rise to MSDYGLHLLQPARHLVSRWFALIWLGVIVVVSLYPFSGWEWSGEPLLDFLTYPLPYYQRDFDNVVNVLAYLPYGFALARMSRRRWLGFLFACVAASATSFAVELTQNFLPNRVSSNLDLICNALGGAIGATIATVPLCRRIGAWLLARRYRWFVPDSTADYALMLLAVWFLTQINPAVPLFGVVVMPRGLPQPFLSPLTDPVLFLMLLEAGGAMLHLTATLLFITAFLSRRRYQLRAVLLFLAAAWLVKMLAAGMLLKPMAFFEWMNHNVALGLVSGLLAAWLCTRLPRGGQLLLALLALAGSIWLTELWPLAEAGDSGEELALFRWNEGHLRNLNALADFASRWWPWAAIGCLSLALWRILWSRFRPPRPDPIG
- a CDS encoding efflux RND transporter periplasmic adaptor subunit; the protein is MPKRILLIPVLLASLILAACKDRPAVEEEIRPVRTTVVGEDAVAATQRFAADIRARHESPQGFRVAGKVTERLVDPGAMVRTGQPLLRLDPADLGLELTARQAQLAAAESDYRQQETDLARYQGLLAQHFISQAEFDRRASGVVVAREKVKQARADLAVSQNRRAYATLTAERDGVVSRIDAEPGQVVQAGQTVVTLAVPGEREAVVNVPEARLAAFRTASAYSVQLWNDGRRYPATLRELAPVADPVSRTYQARLSIPAADDAVKLGMSATVFVTGRDQPAQMRLPLTAVLDEQGRHAVWVLDGKTLRVKKRAVTLAGIDSQTVTVASGVRAGETVVTAGVHLLRDGMRVRRLDPSPRPGKPALAQVGTDKATASGGQP
- a CDS encoding TetR/AcrR family transcriptional regulator, which produces MQNQNGTRWHRRKDARPDEILAAAQILFIEHGYKATKLEDIARAAGVTKGTPYLYFENKAEILKAVVRNGLLANITRLEAAAENGAGPVAAQMHLLMQRWNEDVQASQSSGLVKLMVAEACNFPDLARFYYDEVIQRARALLRTLLTRGMASGEFRADLDLDETVQIALAPLVMALLWEHSFARFEAEPIDMVRHIDHIHDLLTRGLCTRG
- the argB gene encoding acetylglutamate kinase, which translates into the protein MPFDAQEQAAILAEALPYIRQFSGKTLVIKYGGNAMTDPALKEGFARDVVMLKLVGLNPVVVHGGGPQINDLLTRLGKHGEFVAGMRVTDSETMDVVEMVLGGLVNKEIVNLINQAGGHAIGLTGKDGGFIRARKLYVAADGNPAVDIGQVGEVDSIDPAVVALLYEKDFIPVIAPIGVGPDGAAYNINADLVAGKLAETLHAEKLVLMTNTPGVLDKDGKLLTSLTPAQVDLLFADGTLHGGMLPKISSALDAARNGVNSVHIIDGRVKHALLLEILTAAGIGTMIRAA
- a CDS encoding pyrimidine 5'-nucleotidase, whose amino-acid sequence is MPPIWIFDLDNTLHHASPGVFPHINRMMTAYIMRHLDIAEDEAQRLRAAYWRRYGATLTGLVRHHAVDPLHFLQATHPIDELLPLVRFDPQLQRTFARLPGRKVLLSNGPSWYCAGILERLGIDRHFSAQFAIESADFLPKPDVRGYRAVLAHLRAPASRCIMVEDARVNLRTAKRLGMRTVWIAPGQVATPGYVDHRIAHIAQLLGLPHTATANSKRP